CCACGCCACACAGCTTGATGGCATTGCAGTATTCAGCGATGATATCCGCGATGGCATTCGTGGCCACTGGTACGATGCGAAAGACCAGGGCTTTATGGTGGGCAAGGAAGGCGTGAAGGAAAGCATTAAGTTTGGTGTGGTGGCTTCTACCAAGCACCCCCAGATCGACTATGCTGCCGTGAATTATTCCGATGCCCCCTATGCCGATCAGCCCCTGAAGACCATAACTTATGTCACTTGTCACGACAACCCTGTGCTTTGGGATAAGACCGTATTTACCTGTCCCGATTGCAACGAACAGGATAGGCTTGATATTCAGAAATTTGCCAACGCCATTGTTCTGACCTCCCAGGGCGTATCGTTCCTGCACGCAGGTGAGGAGTTGGTGCGTACCAAGTTTGGCGAACACAACAGCTATAACCTTCCCGACAGCATCAATCAGCTTGTATGGACACAAAAGGCCAAATACTATGATGTGTTTACCTTTTACAGGGATATGATCGCTTTGCGGAAAAACCATCCTGCATTTCGGATGCCTACCACTGATCTGATTCAAAAGCATTTAAGTTTTTTTGACATCGAACATCCCCTGGTGGTGGGATACCACATTGGCAATAATGCCAATGGCGACCGCTGGAAGAATATCCTGGTGTATTACAATGCCGATCCCGGCGAATTGAAGGTTGACCTGCCCGATGGCGAATGGCGCGTGGTAGCCACCAAGGATGAAGTGAATGAAGCTGGTGTCATTACACAAGGCTTCGATAAGCCTTTGAAAGAGGAAGTAAACCTTCCTTCACGTTCCATCATGATCCTTGTGGATACCGAAAGCATTTGATCCCGGTTTTTTTCTAAATTCCTTGAAATTTTTTTTAAAGCAGCATCTGTAACAATGGATGCTGCTTTCCTTTTTTTAACCTATGAAGAAGATTTACCAGGCGCTTTACAGGTAACTGGGTGCATCCACCAGTTCCGTATTCCCGTTGCAGGTAAGGGCATAATCAAATCCCGGGTGCAGGCAATAGGCTCCGGTTTGTCCGCTTTTGTCGATGGCAATATACCCGATCTGATAATCCTTGAAGTCAGGAATTTTCTTCACAATGCGCTGGATCGCTTCCTTGCAGGCTTCCTGGGGGCTAAAGCCATTGCGCATCAACTCCACGATCAGGAAGCTACCGAGGGTCTTCATCACCAGTTCGCCTTGCCCGGTGGCGGCAGCCCCACCAACTTCGTCATCACAGAAAAGCCCAGCACCGATGATGGGAGAGTCGCCCACCCGGCCATGCATTTTATAGGCTGCGCCACTGGTGGTGCAAGCCCCGGAGATGCGCCCTTCGGCATCGATGGCAATCATACTGATGGTGTCGTGGTTTTCAATGTTGATTACGGGCTTGTATTCGGCCTCCTTCAGCCATTCTTGCCATTGGGCTTTGGCTTCTTCCGTCAGCAGGATTTCCTTCTCAAAGCCATTGTCGAGGGCAAACTCAAGGGCACCTTGTCCCGAGAGCATCACGTGAGGCGTCTTCTCCATTACCAGCCTGGCGACCGATATGGGGTGCTTGATGTGTTCCAGAAAGCTCACGGAACCTGCCCTGCCTTTTTCATCCATGATGCAGGCATCGAGAGTCACCCGGCCATCGCGGTCAGGGTGTCCGCCAAACCCAACACTCATCACCTCAGGGTCAGCCTCCGGCACACGAACGCCTGCCTCAACAGCATCCAGGGCATAGCCTCCCTCTCCAAGAATCTGCCAGGCTGCCTCGTTTGCGGCAAGGCCGTGTCGCCAGGTGGAGATCACCATGGGCTGGCCTTTTATTGTTGCGGCCGGGCCTTTTGCGCGGGTGTAAGAAGAAAGCCCCAGCAGTCCCAGCCCGGCACCAAAGCTCAGCGATTGAAAAATGAATTGCCTGCGCGCGATCATAAAAGTCAAATTATTTAAATGAAAAAATTACTTTTGAATTGTCGATTCGAAAATAGGGAAAAATGTCAAGCGAAACGAAAATCATCCTGGAAGCTTGTGTGGAAACTTATCAACAGGCTATTTCGGCTGAAGCCAATGGAGCCTCACGCATCGAGCTTTGCAATCGTTTGGATCTGGGAGGGATCACCCCGCCATTTGATTTGGTCATTCAATTGCTTATTGCCCTGAAAATTCCCATCATGGCTATGGTAAGACCCCGGGGTGGCGATTTTGTTTATACTGAGGAAGAGTTTGCGCAAATGAAACAGGAGATTCAACAACTCAAA
The window above is part of the Bacteroides sp. genome. Proteins encoded here:
- a CDS encoding N(4)-(beta-N-acetylglucosaminyl)-L-asparaginase; the encoded protein is MIARRQFIFQSLSFGAGLGLLGLSSYTRAKGPAATIKGQPMVISTWRHGLAANEAAWQILGEGGYALDAVEAGVRVPEADPEVMSVGFGGHPDRDGRVTLDACIMDEKGRAGSVSFLEHIKHPISVARLVMEKTPHVMLSGQGALEFALDNGFEKEILLTEEAKAQWQEWLKEAEYKPVINIENHDTISMIAIDAEGRISGACTTSGAAYKMHGRVGDSPIIGAGLFCDDEVGGAAATGQGELVMKTLGSFLIVELMRNGFSPQEACKEAIQRIVKKIPDFKDYQIGYIAIDKSGQTGAYCLHPGFDYALTCNGNTELVDAPSYL